A genomic segment from Ciconia boyciana chromosome 5, ASM3463844v1, whole genome shotgun sequence encodes:
- the RASSF6 gene encoding ras association domain-containing protein 6 isoform X2: MKKVTMKAQHLPSVSINEEKFLTREELSSLLKTYNSYYSDQENLQLSHNQQEGSKPFIEGILSIFWGVRHPIRLKIQDEKQIPSFLTLKSTENVGLFPSKRGMTRWGEFDDLHHISGETLKSTEEKPNLEINYSCYESRTLKSKSEQEHDCATLPRAVSNAAAVRKRTKFPMIARTEVETHRFSINGHFYNYATSVFTPAFGSETKIRINSQMRTRQVIEQLLRKFKIENSPHEFALYIIHASGEKKQLRSGDVPLLHRLLQGPSEKIAKFFLMDRDVEEISSDVAQYLPFHLPFLESILHRINEEEEQEIQQTIASTVPSWQ; encoded by the exons ATGAAGAAAGTGACTATGAAAGCACAGCATCTACCTTCTGTTTCCATCAATGAGGAGAAGTTCTTAACCAg AGAGGAGCTCAGCTCTCTTCTGAAGACTTACAACTCTTACTATTCTGATCAAGAAAATCTGCAACTGTCACATAATCAG caagaAGGAAGCAAACCATTTATTGAAGGAATCCTGTCCATATTCTGGGGAGTCCGACATCCTATCCGATTAAAAATTCAGGATGAGAAGCAGATACCCTCTTTTCTAACCCTGAAGTCAACAGAGAATGTGGGTTTGTTCCCTAGTAAAAG GGGAATGACACGCTGGGGAGAATTTGATGATCTACATCATATTAGCGGGGAGACATTGAAATCTACTGAAGAAAAGCCAAACCTTGAGATAA ATTATTCATGTTATGAAAGCCGCACTCTGAAGTCCAAGAGCGAGCAGGAACATGATTGTGCTACGCTGCCCAGGGCTGTCAGCAACGCTGCGGCTGTGCGGAAGAGGACCAAGTTCCCCATGATAGCCAGGACAGAAGTAGAAACTCACCGGTTTTCAATTAATGGCCACTTCTACAACTACGCG ACATCAGTTTTTACTCCAGCTTTTGGATCAGAAACCAAAATAAGAATAAACAGCCAGATGAGAACAAGACAAGTAATAGAACAATTGCTTCGAAAGTTCAAG ATAGAGAACAGCCCACATGAATTTGCACTTTACATTATCCATGCGTCCGGAG aaaagaaacagctgaggAGTGGAGATGTTCCCTTACTGCACAGGCTCTTGCAGGGGCCCTCAGAAAAGATTGCCAAGTTTTTTCTCATGGACAGGGATGTGGAAGAGATTAGCAGTGAT GTTGCTCAGTATCTTCCGTTTCATCTTCCGTTTTTGGAGTCAATTCTGCACAGAATAAATGAAGAAGAAGAACAGGAGATTCAACAGACAATTGCAAG
- the RASSF6 gene encoding ras association domain-containing protein 6 isoform X1, which yields MKKVTMKAQHLPSVSINEEKFLTREELSSLLKTYNSYYSDQENLQLSHNQQEGSKPFIEGILSIFWGVRHPIRLKIQDEKQIPSFLTLKSTENVGLFPSKRGMTRWGEFDDLHHISGETLKSTEEKPNLEINYSCYESRTLKSKSEQEHDCATLPRAVSNAAAVRKRTKFPMIARTEVETHRFSINGHFYNYATSVFTPAFGSETKIRINSQMRTRQVIEQLLRKFKIENSPHEFALYIIHASGEKKQLRSGDVPLLHRLLQGPSEKIAKFFLMDRDVEEISSDVAQYLPFHLPFLESILHRINEEEEQEIQQTIARYLKEKSMICQHLHSRTVKKTETSV from the exons ATGAAGAAAGTGACTATGAAAGCACAGCATCTACCTTCTGTTTCCATCAATGAGGAGAAGTTCTTAACCAg AGAGGAGCTCAGCTCTCTTCTGAAGACTTACAACTCTTACTATTCTGATCAAGAAAATCTGCAACTGTCACATAATCAG caagaAGGAAGCAAACCATTTATTGAAGGAATCCTGTCCATATTCTGGGGAGTCCGACATCCTATCCGATTAAAAATTCAGGATGAGAAGCAGATACCCTCTTTTCTAACCCTGAAGTCAACAGAGAATGTGGGTTTGTTCCCTAGTAAAAG GGGAATGACACGCTGGGGAGAATTTGATGATCTACATCATATTAGCGGGGAGACATTGAAATCTACTGAAGAAAAGCCAAACCTTGAGATAA ATTATTCATGTTATGAAAGCCGCACTCTGAAGTCCAAGAGCGAGCAGGAACATGATTGTGCTACGCTGCCCAGGGCTGTCAGCAACGCTGCGGCTGTGCGGAAGAGGACCAAGTTCCCCATGATAGCCAGGACAGAAGTAGAAACTCACCGGTTTTCAATTAATGGCCACTTCTACAACTACGCG ACATCAGTTTTTACTCCAGCTTTTGGATCAGAAACCAAAATAAGAATAAACAGCCAGATGAGAACAAGACAAGTAATAGAACAATTGCTTCGAAAGTTCAAG ATAGAGAACAGCCCACATGAATTTGCACTTTACATTATCCATGCGTCCGGAG aaaagaaacagctgaggAGTGGAGATGTTCCCTTACTGCACAGGCTCTTGCAGGGGCCCTCAGAAAAGATTGCCAAGTTTTTTCTCATGGACAGGGATGTGGAAGAGATTAGCAGTGAT GTTGCTCAGTATCTTCCGTTTCATCTTCCGTTTTTGGAGTCAATTCTGCACAGAATAAATGAAGAAGAAGAACAGGAGATTCAACAGACAATTGCAAG GTACCTAAAAGAGAAGAGTATGATATGTCAGCACCTTCATAGTCgaactgttaaaaaaacagagacCTCGGTTTGA